A window of the Coprobacter fastidiosus genome harbors these coding sequences:
- a CDS encoding AAA family ATPase gives MIYIKRIINRKPIEERCEYPYNIPSILHMDEFEFRESVTFITGENGAGKSTFIEALAICAGFNPEGGSPNLNYHTYDSHSSLFNDLKLVRSAYRNKDGYFLRAESFYNVSSELDRISGRAFQMINYGGMLHEYSHGESFLALVQNRLSGNGLFIFDEPESALSISSQFRLLIRMKELVDNKSQFIIATHSPILLSYPGADIYRITNNGFESVTYEETDQFKLTKYFINNYPKMLDELGVSEDNNI, from the coding sequence ATGATTTATATCAAGCGTATAATAAATCGTAAACCGATAGAAGAAAGATGCGAATATCCCTATAATATTCCGTCTATATTACATATGGATGAGTTTGAGTTCCGGGAAAGCGTTACGTTTATTACCGGAGAAAACGGGGCAGGAAAATCTACTTTTATCGAAGCTCTTGCCATTTGTGCCGGATTCAATCCGGAAGGAGGCAGTCCTAATCTGAATTATCACACTTATGATTCTCATTCGAGCCTGTTCAATGATCTTAAATTGGTGAGATCGGCTTACCGGAATAAAGACGGCTATTTTCTCAGAGCCGAGAGTTTTTATAATGTATCCAGTGAATTGGATCGTATTTCGGGCCGTGCATTTCAAATGATAAATTATGGCGGTATGCTTCATGAGTATTCGCATGGTGAGAGTTTTCTGGCCCTTGTTCAGAATCGACTGTCGGGGAACGGCTTGTTTATATTCGATGAACCGGAATCGGCTTTGTCTATCTCCAGCCAGTTCCGACTGCTGATTCGGATGAAAGAACTGGTGGATAATAAATCTCAGTTTATCATCGCTACTCATTCCCCTATATTGTTGTCTTATCCCGGAGCTGATATTTACCGCATAACGAATAACGGATTCGAATCGGTGACTTATGAAGAGACTGACCAGTTTAAGTTGACAAAGTACTTTATAAATAATTATCCCAAGATGCTTGACGAATTGGGAGTATCGGAGGATAACAATATATAG
- a CDS encoding DUF2027 domain-containing protein — protein MVKVGDRVRFLNSVGGGIVKKINKDIALVEEEDGFETPVLLRECVVIEAGKKYSDPVPEKRTDSPQISRNIIQEEEEELPLLETPEGERLNILLAFVPEERKNLQITRFDAYLINDSNYFLDFTYSCKTDAGWLVRYHGSIEPNIKLHLETFGKEILNDLERICIQAIAYKKEKAFKQKNPISVEHRVDTVKFYKLHSFRENDYFDEDALIFPIVRNDIPERSFIIDPAEIEIAIKQKKDSEKPERQAIKKKHRPINEPLEIDLHINELLDTTAGMSNSDILQYQLQKVREILNEHKNEKGRKIIFIHGKGDGVLRNALITELKTKYKTFYYQDASFREYGYGATQVTIR, from the coding sequence ATGGTTAAAGTAGGTGATAGAGTACGCTTCCTGAACTCTGTGGGCGGAGGAATCGTAAAAAAAATAAATAAAGATATTGCTTTGGTCGAAGAGGAAGACGGGTTTGAAACTCCCGTACTGTTACGAGAATGCGTAGTGATAGAAGCCGGGAAAAAATACAGCGATCCTGTTCCTGAAAAACGGACTGATTCGCCTCAAATATCCCGGAATATTATTCAAGAAGAGGAAGAAGAACTGCCTCTACTCGAAACACCGGAGGGAGAACGTCTGAACATTTTATTAGCATTCGTACCGGAAGAGCGGAAGAATTTGCAAATCACACGTTTCGATGCTTATTTAATAAACGACAGCAATTATTTTCTCGATTTTACCTATTCCTGCAAAACTGACGCAGGTTGGCTCGTAAGATACCACGGATCTATCGAACCCAACATAAAGCTACACCTGGAAACATTCGGAAAAGAGATATTGAACGACCTGGAACGTATCTGCATCCAGGCAATAGCTTATAAAAAAGAAAAAGCATTCAAACAGAAAAATCCTATATCGGTAGAACATCGCGTCGATACGGTCAAATTTTACAAACTGCATAGCTTCCGGGAAAATGATTACTTCGATGAAGATGCCCTAATCTTCCCGATCGTGCGCAATGATATTCCTGAGCGATCATTCATCATAGATCCCGCCGAGATCGAAATTGCCATAAAACAAAAAAAAGATTCGGAAAAACCGGAACGGCAGGCGATCAAAAAGAAACACCGTCCGATAAACGAACCTTTAGAAATAGACCTTCACATTAACGAACTTCTCGATACTACTGCAGGAATGAGTAACTCCGATATACTTCAATATCAACTGCAAAAAGTAAGGGAAATTCTGAATGAACACAAAAACGAGAAAGGCAGAAAAATCATATTTATACACGGCAAAGGCGATGGCGTATTACGTAATGCATTGATAACCGAATTAAAAACAAAATATAAGACTTTCTATTATCAAGACGCCTCTTTCCGTGAATACGGATATGGGGCAACCCAAGTTACAATACGTTAA
- a CDS encoding S-adenosylmethionine:tRNA ribosyltransferase-isomerase, with product MMQKTRDIRIEEFNYPLPDERIAKFPLSQRDRSKLLLYRSGSVSESEFFHLPDLLPENSLLVFNNTKVIQARLHFRKETGALIEIFCLEPLSPNNYLLSFQSNRECVWACMVGNLKKWKSGTLSRTVIIEGKSVTLNADRLNAYGNSFEIRFSWDNPQISFAALLDAVGELPIPPYLNRETEESDKETYQTVYSKIEGSVAAPTAGLHFTEDVLAALKEKCIPCLELTLHVGAGTFKPVKSETIEGHEMHTEFISVERSLIVSLAETDRRIIAVGTTSVRTLESLYYIGRTLEYNPDAVPEELKVGQWQPYDDTVAEIDYRKALRNIVDYLDRKGLSRLVTATQIIIAPGYTFKIVRGMITNFHQPQSTLLLLVSAFVDGRWREIYDYALSHDFRFLSYGDSSLLLPD from the coding sequence ATTATGCAAAAAACACGAGATATACGTATCGAAGAATTCAATTATCCGCTGCCGGATGAGCGCATTGCAAAATTCCCTTTATCGCAAAGAGACCGTTCTAAATTGCTGTTATATCGTTCTGGTTCGGTTTCCGAGTCCGAGTTTTTTCATTTACCCGATCTGTTGCCGGAGAATAGCTTGTTGGTATTCAATAATACAAAGGTGATACAGGCACGGCTTCATTTCAGGAAAGAGACAGGTGCGTTGATCGAAATATTCTGCCTTGAACCTCTTTCTCCGAATAATTATTTGTTGTCGTTCCAGTCCAACAGGGAATGTGTTTGGGCATGTATGGTCGGAAATTTAAAAAAGTGGAAAAGCGGAACATTATCCCGGACGGTTATTATAGAGGGTAAATCCGTGACTTTAAATGCTGATCGGCTGAATGCGTACGGAAATAGTTTTGAGATTCGTTTTTCATGGGATAATCCGCAAATCTCTTTTGCAGCTTTGCTCGATGCAGTCGGCGAACTCCCTATTCCCCCTTATTTGAATCGGGAAACGGAAGAGAGCGATAAGGAGACTTATCAGACAGTATATTCAAAAATAGAGGGATCTGTTGCCGCTCCTACGGCCGGTCTTCATTTTACGGAAGATGTATTGGCTGCTCTGAAAGAGAAATGCATTCCGTGCCTGGAATTGACGTTGCATGTCGGGGCGGGGACATTCAAACCGGTGAAGAGCGAGACGATCGAAGGTCATGAAATGCACACCGAGTTTATTTCGGTCGAACGTTCATTGATTGTATCTCTTGCCGAAACCGACCGTCGGATTATTGCCGTAGGAACAACTTCGGTGCGTACATTGGAAAGTCTTTATTATATCGGTCGGACGTTAGAGTACAATCCCGATGCTGTTCCGGAAGAGCTGAAAGTCGGACAATGGCAGCCTTACGACGATACGGTGGCGGAGATCGATTATCGGAAAGCGTTGCGGAATATTGTAGATTATTTAGACCGAAAAGGTCTGTCGAGACTCGTAACAGCTACGCAAATTATAATTGCTCCGGGATATACGTTTAAGATTGTCAGGGGAATGATTACTAATTTTCACCAGCCGCAAAGCACTTTATTGTTATTGGTCTCGGCTTTTGTAGACGGAAGGTGGCGGGAGATATACGATTATGCTTTGTCTCACGATTTCCGTTTTTTAAGTTATGGAGACAGTTCTCTGTTATTGCCTGATTAA
- a CDS encoding OmpA family protein, which yields MLKRIYVPLSLFLLAWLFTGCNSAKLSTADGQFRRGEYFAAAATYRKVYNKTSPRKERALRGKIAFRMATCYRMLNSAPRCAGAYQNAIRYHYPDSTAYLYLGRALQMQGKYKDAIKNYDLYLEKKPDDPLALNGKKGCELAVELKAKPTRYVVKRANLFNSRRSECSPMFLGSDYDQLYFSSTNDKASGNNKSDITGVKNNDIFFSKKDEKGAWMRPELVEGEVNTELDEGIISFSPDGSTMYLTKARREPNSDTSVEIFTSSRSGAKWSAGQKYEITGDTLSVFAHPAVSPDGEYLYFTSDMPGGYGGKDLWRIALNDEKGGVENLGSQINTPGDEVFPYIRENGDLYFSSDGHPGMGGLDLFKAKMNEYGVWQIENLGYPINSSSDDFGITFGPGESGFFSSNRNDARGYDHIYSFELPTINVWVTGVVIDRDEEPVPDAIIRIVGKDGSNQKAIARKDGTYKFPLSLGTDYVMMAGCRGFLNAKNEMRTSDEEKNITYSVDFILASITKPVLIENIFYDFDKATLRPESATALDELIKMLEDNPNVTIELGAHTDMKGTDAYNLNLSERRAKSVVDYLIAGGIAADRLTPKGYGESQPKTITKKMAQKYPMFKEGDVLTEEYILALPEDQQEIANQINRRTEFRVLKINYGLY from the coding sequence ATGTTGAAGCGGATATACGTGCCTTTATCTCTTTTTTTATTAGCGTGGTTGTTTACGGGATGCAACAGTGCAAAACTGAGCACGGCCGACGGACAATTTCGCCGGGGAGAATATTTCGCCGCCGCAGCGACATATCGTAAAGTATATAATAAGACCTCTCCTCGTAAAGAACGGGCGCTTAGGGGCAAGATAGCATTCCGTATGGCAACTTGTTATCGCATGTTGAACTCCGCTCCTCGTTGTGCCGGGGCGTATCAAAATGCGATCAGATACCATTATCCGGATAGTACGGCTTATTTATATTTGGGTAGAGCGCTTCAAATGCAGGGCAAATATAAAGATGCGATAAAGAATTATGACCTTTATTTGGAAAAGAAGCCGGATGATCCTTTGGCATTAAACGGGAAAAAAGGATGTGAATTGGCTGTGGAGTTAAAGGCTAAGCCGACACGTTATGTTGTAAAGCGGGCTAATCTGTTTAATTCCAGAAGAAGCGAATGTAGTCCGATGTTTTTGGGAAGTGATTATGATCAATTATATTTTTCTTCTACGAACGACAAGGCTTCAGGAAATAATAAGAGCGATATTACGGGGGTAAAGAATAATGATATTTTCTTTTCAAAAAAGGATGAAAAAGGGGCATGGATGCGTCCCGAATTGGTAGAAGGAGAGGTGAATACCGAGCTGGATGAGGGAATTATCAGTTTCAGTCCCGATGGCAGTACGATGTATTTGACAAAAGCAAGAAGAGAACCCAATTCGGATACGTCTGTTGAGATATTTACCTCGTCGCGTTCCGGGGCTAAATGGAGTGCCGGGCAGAAATATGAGATCACCGGGGATACGTTGTCTGTTTTTGCACATCCGGCAGTGTCGCCTGATGGAGAGTACCTGTATTTTACCTCAGATATGCCCGGAGGATACGGAGGAAAGGATCTTTGGCGTATTGCTCTGAATGATGAAAAAGGAGGAGTGGAAAATTTGGGGAGTCAGATAAATACTCCGGGAGATGAAGTTTTTCCGTATATCCGTGAAAACGGAGATCTATATTTTTCATCGGACGGACATCCGGGAATGGGGGGGCTCGACCTGTTTAAGGCAAAGATGAATGAGTATGGTGTTTGGCAGATTGAAAATTTGGGGTATCCGATCAATTCTTCCTCTGATGATTTCGGTATTACGTTCGGACCGGGTGAATCCGGATTTTTCAGTTCTAACCGCAATGATGCTCGAGGATATGACCATATTTATAGTTTTGAATTGCCTACGATCAATGTGTGGGTGACCGGAGTCGTTATCGACCGTGACGAAGAACCTGTTCCGGATGCTATTATCCGCATTGTCGGCAAGGATGGTTCTAATCAAAAAGCTATAGCCCGAAAGGACGGGACTTATAAATTCCCTTTAAGTTTAGGTACGGATTATGTGATGATGGCGGGATGCCGGGGCTTCTTGAATGCCAAGAATGAAATGCGCACCAGTGATGAGGAAAAAAATATCACCTATTCGGTCGATTTTATTCTTGCATCCATAACGAAACCGGTATTGATCGAAAATATATTTTATGATTTTGATAAGGCTACATTGCGTCCCGAGTCGGCGACAGCGTTGGATGAGTTGATAAAGATGCTCGAAGATAATCCGAATGTGACGATCGAGTTGGGTGCACATACCGATATGAAAGGAACGGATGCCTATAATTTGAATTTGTCGGAACGTCGGGCTAAGTCTGTCGTGGATTATTTGATTGCCGGGGGGATTGCGGCAGACCGTCTTACTCCGAAAGGTTACGGTGAAAGCCAGCCTAAAACGATAACCAAAAAAATGGCACAGAAATATCCGATGTTTAAAGAAGGAGATGTGCTTACCGAAGAATATATTCTCGCATTGCCTGAAGATCAGCAAGAAATCGCCAATCAGATAAACCGTCGCACCGAATTTCGTGTGTTGAAAATAAATTACGGCTTGTATTGA
- a CDS encoding pyridoxal phosphate-dependent aminotransferase produces MNQISERLASLSPSETLAMSQKSNELKTQGIDIINLSVGEPDFNTPDHIKAAAKKAIDDNFSFYSPVPGYMDLRKAICAKLKNENALEFTPDQIVVSNGAKQSICNAILSLIDPEDEVIIPAPYWVSYVEMVKLAEGKSVIITAGIDQDFKITPAQLEAAITPKTKALILCSPSNPTGSVYSKDELKALADVLAKYPRVIVLADEIYEHINYIGGHQSIAQFENIRDRVAIINGVSKAYAMTGWRIGFIAAPLWLAKACNKLQSQYTSGPSSIAQKASVAAFAGDQSCVGEMRKAFERRRNLVVDLAKQIPGFKVNVPQGAFYLFPEVSYYFGKSFGDRKIENAADLAMFLLEEGHVATVGGAAFGTPECLRFSYATSDENLVEALRRIKEALAKLK; encoded by the coding sequence ATGAATCAGATTTCAGAACGTTTGGCAAGCCTCTCTCCTTCAGAGACGTTGGCTATGTCGCAGAAAAGTAATGAATTGAAAACGCAAGGAATAGACATCATCAATTTAAGTGTAGGAGAGCCTGACTTCAATACCCCCGATCATATTAAAGCCGCAGCGAAAAAAGCGATTGATGATAATTTTTCATTCTATTCTCCGGTTCCCGGATATATGGATCTGCGTAAAGCTATATGTGCGAAACTGAAAAATGAAAATGCGCTGGAGTTTACTCCCGACCAGATTGTTGTGTCGAACGGTGCAAAACAATCTATTTGTAACGCGATATTGAGTCTTATCGATCCGGAAGACGAAGTGATTATTCCTGCTCCGTATTGGGTGAGCTATGTAGAAATGGTGAAGCTTGCCGAAGGTAAAAGCGTGATTATTACGGCAGGTATCGATCAGGATTTCAAAATTACGCCTGCTCAGCTCGAAGCCGCTATTACACCTAAAACTAAGGCATTGATCTTGTGTTCGCCGTCCAATCCGACAGGAAGTGTTTATTCGAAAGACGAATTGAAAGCTTTAGCCGATGTGTTGGCTAAATATCCTCGGGTGATTGTATTGGCTGATGAAATCTATGAACACATTAATTATATAGGAGGGCATCAGAGTATTGCCCAATTTGAAAATATCCGTGATCGTGTAGCTATTATAAACGGAGTATCGAAAGCTTACGCAATGACCGGATGGCGTATCGGTTTTATTGCCGCACCTCTTTGGTTGGCAAAAGCATGCAATAAGTTGCAGAGTCAATATACTTCCGGACCGAGTTCTATTGCCCAAAAAGCTTCGGTGGCAGCTTTTGCAGGCGATCAATCGTGTGTAGGAGAGATGCGCAAGGCATTTGAACGTCGTCGTAATTTGGTTGTCGATCTGGCAAAACAGATTCCTGGTTTTAAGGTAAACGTTCCTCAGGGTGCTTTTTATCTTTTTCCTGAAGTAAGTTACTATTTTGGAAAATCTTTCGGAGACCGTAAAATAGAAAATGCTGCGGACCTGGCAATGTTCTTGTTAGAAGAAGGTCATGTCGCAACAGTCGGTGGTGCTGCATTCGGAACTCCCGAGTGTTTGCGTTTTTCGTATGCGACTTCTGACGAAAACTTGGTTGAAGCTCTACGTCGTATAAAAGAGGCGCTGGCAAAATTGAAATAA